A single region of the Brassica rapa cultivar Chiifu-401-42 chromosome A03, CAAS_Brap_v3.01, whole genome shotgun sequence genome encodes:
- the LOC117133044 gene encoding uncharacterized protein LOC117133044, giving the protein MDLNASPEPEEEEDPFLKRRLEPRAESAVEIARREREERTKRMRLDRPSRNSHHDHHQFHHNNNSDTRVYDKSKIPQGWLDCPGFGLEIGCIIPSKVPLSESYNEHVPPGKRYSFKQVVRNQRISGRKVISSSLLSMLCATLL; this is encoded by the exons ATGGACCTAAATGCTTCACCGGAGCCCGAGGAAGAGGAGGATCCTTTTCTTAAGAGACGCCTTGAACCCCGAGCAGAGTCTGCTGTTGAGATCGCTAGACGG GAGCGTGAAGAAAGAACCAAAAGGATGAGACTTGACAGGCCTTCCCGAAACTCTCACCATGATCACCACCAGTTTCACCACAACAACAATAGTGATACTAGAGTCTATGATAAAAGCAAGATCCCTCAAG GTTGGCTGGATTGTCCTGGTTTTGGTCTGGAGATAGGATGCATCATTCCTTCTAAGGTTCCCCTTAGCGAATCTTACAACGAACATGTTCCTCCTGGCAAAAGATACTCTTTTAAACAAGTCGTCCGCAACCAGAGAATCAGTGGACGAAAAGTAATCTCTTCTTCACTTCTTTCTATGCTATGTGCAACTCTCCTCTGA
- the LOC103855429 gene encoding RNA polymerase II C-terminal domain phosphatase-like 2 isoform X2 translates to MNRLGQKSVVYHGELRLGELDVKQVSSASGNNEFRFPNDEIRIHHVSPAGERCPPLAILQTIASFSVRCKLESSAPVKPPELMRLHAVCFHELKTAVVLLGETEIHLVAMPSKEKKFPCFWCFSLPLGLYDSCLRMLNTRCLSIVFDLDETLIVAHTMKSFEDRIEALKVWISREVDPVRIHGMSAELKRFMDDRMLLKQYIDNDYAFDNGVLLKAQREEVRPTSDGLEKVYRPVIRLPEKNTVLTRINPEIRDTSVLVKLRPAWEELRSYLTANTRKRFEVYVCTMAERDYALEMWRLLDPEAHLISLKELRDRIVCVKPDAKKSLLNVFKGGICHPKMAMVIDDRVKVWEDKDQPRVHVVPAYLPYYAPQAETALPVPILCVARNVACNVRGYFFKEFDESLMSSISLVYHEDDVETLPPSPDVSNYVIIEDPGFASNGNITAPPVIEGMCGGEVERRLNQASAADSSTPATSNAEQKSETPKPQIAVIPNNASTTTAAALLPSHKPSLLGAPKRDGFTFSDGGRPLMMRPGVDIRNQNFNQPPLLSRIPMQPPSSSMHPQGGWLVDDENRAPFPGRPAGGYSNQLPHGIQGSAPVTNPSHLRSEELCVDDDLKRQNASRQPTACFQCTSSSATL, encoded by the exons ATGAATCGTTTAGGTCAGAAATCGGTGGTCTACCACGGAGAGTTGCGTCTGGGGGAGCTTGATGTGAAGCAGGTCTCTTCCGCCTCCGGCAACAACGAATTTCGCTTCCCTAACGACGAGATTCGAATCCACCACGTTTCTCCTGCCGGCGAGAGGTGTCCTCCGCTCGCCATTCTCCAGACTATCGCTTCTTTCTCCGTTCGATGCAAGCTCGAGTCCTCCGCTCCGGTCAAACCTCCCGAGTTGATGCGTCTTCACGCCGTCTGTTTCCATGAATTGAAG ACTGCGGTGGTATTGCTGGGAGAAACGGAGATTCATTTAGTGGCGATGCCGAGCAAGGAGAAGAAGTTCCCTTGTTTCTGGTGTTTCTCACTCCCTTTAGGTCTCTACGATTCCTGTTTAAGGATGCTCAACACTCGCTGTCTCTCTATTGTCTTTGATCTTGACGAGACTCTCATTGTTGCCCATACCATGAAGTCCTTTGAGGATCGCATCGAAGCTCTCAAGGTTTGGATCTCCCGGGAGGTTGATCCTGTCAGGATTCATGGAATGTCCGCTGAGCTTAAAAGGTTTATGGATGATAGGATGCTCCTCAAGCAGTATATTGATAATGACTATGCTTTTGATAACGGTGTTTTGCTCAAGGCTCAGCGTGAGGAGGTCCGCCCTACTTCTGACGGCCTCGAGAAAGTTTATAGACCTGTCATTAGATTGCCTGAAAAGAATACCGTTCTTACTCGGATCAATCCTGAG ATCCGTGACACTAGTGTGCTTGTAAAACTTAGACCAGCGTGGGAGGAGTTAAGGAGCTATTTGACAGCAAACACTAGGAAACGCTTTGAAGTTTATGTTTGTACCATGGCTGAAAGGGACTATGCTTTGGAAATGTGGAGATTACTCGATCCGGAAGCGCACCTGATAAGCCTCAAGGAGCTTCGAGATCGTATTGTATGCGTTAAACCAG ATGCCAAGAAATCGTTGTTAAATGTCTTCAAAGGTGGCATATGCCACCCTAAAATGGCAATGGTTATTGATGATCGTGTTAAGGTTTGGGAGGACAAGGATCAACCACGGGTTCATGTTGTTCCTGCATATCTTCCATATTATGCTCCACAGGCAGAG ACAGCCCTTCCCGTTCCAATTCTTTGCGTAGCAAGAAATGTTGCATGCAATGTCAGAGGTTACTTTTtcaa GGAATTTGACGAGAGTTTAATGAGTAGTATATCTTTGGTTTACCATGAAGATGATGTGGAAACTTTACCCCCTTCACCGGATGTGAGCAACTATGTCATTATAGAG GATCCTGGCTTTGCCTCAAATGGAAACATAACTGCTCCTCCAGTTATCGAAGGAATGTGTGGGGGTGAAGTGGAACGCAGACTAAACCAAGCG TCTGCAGCTGATTCTTCTACTCCTGCAACGAGTAACGCTGAGCAGAAATCTGAAACCCCCAAGCCGCAGATAGCAGTTATACCAAATAACGCTAGCACAACAACTGCAGCAGCATTGTTACCTTCTCATA AACCTAGTTTGCTTGGAGCTCCTAAACGAGATGGCTTCACTTTTTCTGATGGTGGAAGACCTCTTATGATGAGGCCTGGTGTTGATATAAGAAACCAGAACTTCAATCAGCCTCCTCTTCTGTCTCGAATTCCTATGCAACCACCTTCGTCTTCTATGCATCCTCAGGGTGGTTGGTTGGTAGATGACGAGAACCGAGCTCCTTTTCCTGGTCGACCTGCAGGAGGTTATTCAAATCAGCTTCCTCATGGTATACAAGGTTCTGCTCCTGTCACCAACCCATCCCACTTGAGGAGCGAAGAG TTATGTGTGGATGATGACCTCAAAAGGCAAAATGCTTCACGTCAACCAACAG CTTGTTTTCAGTGTACCTCATCTTCAGCTACACTATAG
- the LOC103855429 gene encoding RNA polymerase II C-terminal domain phosphatase-like 2 isoform X1, with the protein MNRLGQKSVVYHGELRLGELDVKQVSSASGNNEFRFPNDEIRIHHVSPAGERCPPLAILQTIASFSVRCKLESSAPVKPPELMRLHAVCFHELKTAVVLLGETEIHLVAMPSKEKKFPCFWCFSLPLGLYDSCLRMLNTRCLSIVFDLDETLIVAHTMKSFEDRIEALKVWISREVDPVRIHGMSAELKRFMDDRMLLKQYIDNDYAFDNGVLLKAQREEVRPTSDGLEKVYRPVIRLPEKNTVLTRINPEIRDTSVLVKLRPAWEELRSYLTANTRKRFEVYVCTMAERDYALEMWRLLDPEAHLISLKELRDRIVCVKPDAKKSLLNVFKGGICHPKMAMVIDDRVKVWEDKDQPRVHVVPAYLPYYAPQAETALPVPILCVARNVACNVRGYFFKEFDESLMSSISLVYHEDDVETLPPSPDVSNYVIIEDPGFASNGNITAPPVIEGMCGGEVERRLNQASAADSSTPATSNAEQKSETPKPQIAVIPNNASTTTAAALLPSHKPSLLGAPKRDGFTFSDGGRPLMMRPGVDIRNQNFNQPPLLSRIPMQPPSSSMHPQGGWLVDDENRAPFPGRPAGGYSNQLPHGIQGSAPVTNPSHLRSEELCVDDDLKRQNASRQPTEGGIPQSQLVSNGGEHHADSGKSNGGQSHLFVSALQEIGRRCGSKVEFRTVMSTNRELQFSVEVLFTGEKIGIGMAKTKKEAHQQAAENALRSLAEKYVAYVSPIAGETEKGSKNENGFLWENNEAVGNEGLEEEEAT; encoded by the exons ATGAATCGTTTAGGTCAGAAATCGGTGGTCTACCACGGAGAGTTGCGTCTGGGGGAGCTTGATGTGAAGCAGGTCTCTTCCGCCTCCGGCAACAACGAATTTCGCTTCCCTAACGACGAGATTCGAATCCACCACGTTTCTCCTGCCGGCGAGAGGTGTCCTCCGCTCGCCATTCTCCAGACTATCGCTTCTTTCTCCGTTCGATGCAAGCTCGAGTCCTCCGCTCCGGTCAAACCTCCCGAGTTGATGCGTCTTCACGCCGTCTGTTTCCATGAATTGAAG ACTGCGGTGGTATTGCTGGGAGAAACGGAGATTCATTTAGTGGCGATGCCGAGCAAGGAGAAGAAGTTCCCTTGTTTCTGGTGTTTCTCACTCCCTTTAGGTCTCTACGATTCCTGTTTAAGGATGCTCAACACTCGCTGTCTCTCTATTGTCTTTGATCTTGACGAGACTCTCATTGTTGCCCATACCATGAAGTCCTTTGAGGATCGCATCGAAGCTCTCAAGGTTTGGATCTCCCGGGAGGTTGATCCTGTCAGGATTCATGGAATGTCCGCTGAGCTTAAAAGGTTTATGGATGATAGGATGCTCCTCAAGCAGTATATTGATAATGACTATGCTTTTGATAACGGTGTTTTGCTCAAGGCTCAGCGTGAGGAGGTCCGCCCTACTTCTGACGGCCTCGAGAAAGTTTATAGACCTGTCATTAGATTGCCTGAAAAGAATACCGTTCTTACTCGGATCAATCCTGAG ATCCGTGACACTAGTGTGCTTGTAAAACTTAGACCAGCGTGGGAGGAGTTAAGGAGCTATTTGACAGCAAACACTAGGAAACGCTTTGAAGTTTATGTTTGTACCATGGCTGAAAGGGACTATGCTTTGGAAATGTGGAGATTACTCGATCCGGAAGCGCACCTGATAAGCCTCAAGGAGCTTCGAGATCGTATTGTATGCGTTAAACCAG ATGCCAAGAAATCGTTGTTAAATGTCTTCAAAGGTGGCATATGCCACCCTAAAATGGCAATGGTTATTGATGATCGTGTTAAGGTTTGGGAGGACAAGGATCAACCACGGGTTCATGTTGTTCCTGCATATCTTCCATATTATGCTCCACAGGCAGAG ACAGCCCTTCCCGTTCCAATTCTTTGCGTAGCAAGAAATGTTGCATGCAATGTCAGAGGTTACTTTTtcaa GGAATTTGACGAGAGTTTAATGAGTAGTATATCTTTGGTTTACCATGAAGATGATGTGGAAACTTTACCCCCTTCACCGGATGTGAGCAACTATGTCATTATAGAG GATCCTGGCTTTGCCTCAAATGGAAACATAACTGCTCCTCCAGTTATCGAAGGAATGTGTGGGGGTGAAGTGGAACGCAGACTAAACCAAGCG TCTGCAGCTGATTCTTCTACTCCTGCAACGAGTAACGCTGAGCAGAAATCTGAAACCCCCAAGCCGCAGATAGCAGTTATACCAAATAACGCTAGCACAACAACTGCAGCAGCATTGTTACCTTCTCATA AACCTAGTTTGCTTGGAGCTCCTAAACGAGATGGCTTCACTTTTTCTGATGGTGGAAGACCTCTTATGATGAGGCCTGGTGTTGATATAAGAAACCAGAACTTCAATCAGCCTCCTCTTCTGTCTCGAATTCCTATGCAACCACCTTCGTCTTCTATGCATCCTCAGGGTGGTTGGTTGGTAGATGACGAGAACCGAGCTCCTTTTCCTGGTCGACCTGCAGGAGGTTATTCAAATCAGCTTCCTCATGGTATACAAGGTTCTGCTCCTGTCACCAACCCATCCCACTTGAGGAGCGAAGAG TTATGTGTGGATGATGACCTCAAAAGGCAAAATGCTTCACGTCAACCAACAG AAGGGGGAATCCCCCAGAGTCAACTGGTGTCAAATGGTGGAGAACATCATGCAGATAGTGGAAAGAGTAATGGTGGGCAGTCTCACTTATTTGTGAGTGCACTGCAGGAAATTGGAAGAAGATGCGGTTCAAAG GTGGAGTTTAGGACTGTGATGAGTACCAACAGAGAGTTACAGTTTTCAGTTGAG GTTTTGTTCACGGGGGAGAAGATTGGCATTGGGATGGCAAAAACTAAAAAGGAAGCACATCAACAAGCGGCTGAGAATGCTCTTCGGAGCTTGGCTG AAAAATATGTTGCTTATGTCTCACCTATTGCTGGAGAAACAGAGAAAGGTTCCAAAAATGAAAATGGGTTTTTGTGGGAAAACAATGAAGCTGTAGGGAACGAAGggcttgaagaagaagaagccaccTGA
- the LOC117132430 gene encoding uncharacterized protein LOC117132430 isoform X1 has protein sequence MHGHCHVGLLCFTYAPHTIQTNEEDRLSLKKMMIGGTLTSSSSSSSSTAKIILEAFPAEMFRRGGASAEIFPRKTSHLKLLRVDSVHGRILKPSPLRSSSIKANIEEEDAETEASPGRTVRVRFQLRKECVFGEHFFILGDHPVFGGGLWDPENALPLNWSDGHVWTLDLELPVGRLVEFKFILKAQTGEILWQPGPNRAIETWETSKTIRICEDWENADLQMMREEDFVPFDQEEEQQSSFILDMPLVAENVNQSVTLLTDASSNGAEEEVEVLDAVQQISSVVIVENEGYVSDDEPEENSSGALSACQDGNVIEEAMFSEEESPVLVPGLFPPSDLDSEEVSGPITQVSVEVINEGKAETFPEVDKKQGIKRERNDKEKIKAVTLFEKSEQEAVKGEEKMNYNAAEEEQQQQGLETEALLGTPHVLLEKDIQWGRRKLYKLLSNFGLL, from the exons ATGCACGGACATTGCCACGTGGGCTTATTATGCTTTACTTACGCTCCACACACAATTCAGACAAACGAAGAGGATCGCTTGTcgctgaagaagatgatgatcgGAGGAACCCtaacctcttcttcttcttcttcgtcctcCACCGCCAAGATCATTCTCGAAGCTTTCCCCGCAGAGATGTTCCGTCGCGGTGGAGCTAGCGCTGAGATTTTCCCAAGGAAAACGTCTCACCTCAAGCTTTTGCGAGTAGATTCTGTTCACGGCAGGATCCTTAAGCCGAGTCCGCTTCGTTCATCCTCGATTAAG GCAAatatagaagaagaagatgcagaAACTGAAGCAT CCCCTGGAAGAACGGTTCGTGTAAGGTTCCAGCTGCGGAAAGAGTGTGTCTTTGGGGAACATTTCTTCATCCTTGGTGACCATCCCGTCTTTGGCGGTGGTCTTTGGGATCCTGAAAATGCCTTACCTCTGAACTGGTCTGATGGCCATGTTTGGACACTAGATCTG GAGCTGCCTGTTGGAAGATTGGTTGAATTCAAGTTCATACTCAAGGCACAGACAGGGGAGATCTTGTGGCAACCAGGTCCAAACCGTGCTATTGAAACCTGGGAGACTAGCAAGACTATAAGAATATGTGAGGACTGGGAAAATGCTGATCTCCAAATGATGAGGGAGGAAGATTTTGTGCCATTCGATCAAGAGGAGGAGCAGCAGTCTTCTTTTATCTTGGATATGCCCTTAGTTGCTGAAAATGTCAATCAAAGCGTGACGCTTCTGACCGATGCTTCATCAAATGGTGCAGAAGAGGAGGTTGAAGTGCTTGATGCTGTACAACAAATCTCTTCGGTAGTAATTGTAGAGAATGAAGGATACGTAAGTGATGATGAACCGGAGGAAAACTCGAGTGGAGCTCTGTCTGCTTGTCAGGATGGAAATGTGATCGAAGAAGCCATGTTTAGTGAGGAAGAAAGTCCAGTTTTGGTCCCTGGATTGTTTCCTCCGTCTGACTTGGACAGTGAAGAAGTGAGTGGACCCATAACTCAAGTGTCAGTTGAAGTTATTAATGAAGGTAAAGCCGAAACATTCCCAGAG GTAGATAAGAAGCAAGGAATCAAAAGAGAAAGGaatgataaagagaaaataaaagcgGTTACATTATTTGAGAAATCAGAGCAAGAAGCAGTGAAAGGTGAAGAGAAGATGAATTACAATGCAGCAGAGGAAGAGCAGCAGCAGCAGGGGTTAGAGACAGAGGCGTTGCTTGGAACGCCGCATGTGCTATTAGAGAAAGACATCCAATGGGGACGCAGAAAGCTTTACAAGCTTCTAAGCAACTTTGGACTTCTCTAA
- the LOC117132430 gene encoding uncharacterized protein LOC117132430 isoform X2 — MHGHCHVGLLCFTYAPHTIQTNEEDRLSLKKMMIGGTLTSSSSSSSSTAKIILEAFPAEMFRRGGASAEIFPRKTSHLKLLRVDSVHGRILKPSPLRSSSIKANIEEEDAETEASPGRTVRVRFQLRKECVFGEHFFILGDHPVFGGGLWDPENALPLNWSDGHVWTLDLELPVGRLVEFKFILKAQTGEILWQPGPNRAIETWETSKTIRICEDWENADLQMMREEDFVPFDQEEEQQSSFILDMPLVAENVNQSVTLLTDASSNGAEEEVEVLDAVQQISSVVIVENEGYVSDDEPEENSSGALSACQDGNVIEEAMFSEEESPVLVPGLFPPSDLDSEEVSGPITQVSVEVINEGR, encoded by the exons ATGCACGGACATTGCCACGTGGGCTTATTATGCTTTACTTACGCTCCACACACAATTCAGACAAACGAAGAGGATCGCTTGTcgctgaagaagatgatgatcgGAGGAACCCtaacctcttcttcttcttcttcgtcctcCACCGCCAAGATCATTCTCGAAGCTTTCCCCGCAGAGATGTTCCGTCGCGGTGGAGCTAGCGCTGAGATTTTCCCAAGGAAAACGTCTCACCTCAAGCTTTTGCGAGTAGATTCTGTTCACGGCAGGATCCTTAAGCCGAGTCCGCTTCGTTCATCCTCGATTAAG GCAAatatagaagaagaagatgcagaAACTGAAGCAT CCCCTGGAAGAACGGTTCGTGTAAGGTTCCAGCTGCGGAAAGAGTGTGTCTTTGGGGAACATTTCTTCATCCTTGGTGACCATCCCGTCTTTGGCGGTGGTCTTTGGGATCCTGAAAATGCCTTACCTCTGAACTGGTCTGATGGCCATGTTTGGACACTAGATCTG GAGCTGCCTGTTGGAAGATTGGTTGAATTCAAGTTCATACTCAAGGCACAGACAGGGGAGATCTTGTGGCAACCAGGTCCAAACCGTGCTATTGAAACCTGGGAGACTAGCAAGACTATAAGAATATGTGAGGACTGGGAAAATGCTGATCTCCAAATGATGAGGGAGGAAGATTTTGTGCCATTCGATCAAGAGGAGGAGCAGCAGTCTTCTTTTATCTTGGATATGCCCTTAGTTGCTGAAAATGTCAATCAAAGCGTGACGCTTCTGACCGATGCTTCATCAAATGGTGCAGAAGAGGAGGTTGAAGTGCTTGATGCTGTACAACAAATCTCTTCGGTAGTAATTGTAGAGAATGAAGGATACGTAAGTGATGATGAACCGGAGGAAAACTCGAGTGGAGCTCTGTCTGCTTGTCAGGATGGAAATGTGATCGAAGAAGCCATGTTTAGTGAGGAAGAAAGTCCAGTTTTGGTCCCTGGATTGTTTCCTCCGTCTGACTTGGACAGTGAAGAAGTGAGTGGACCCATAACTCAAGTGTCAGTTGAAGTTATTAATGAAG GTAGATAA
- the LOC117132429 gene encoding sulfoquinovosyl transferase SQD2-like: MNLSSSSLSINLSPTHHPFLPSTTTNTNTCSSSSSATTCSPRCSFVSSPVSLGASCPRRSSPVSLIRRKSQSFFAGLEVVSASSSGSSGMTITEARGEGDESEIEAPLLDPESYSKPRRIALFVEPSPFAYVSGYKNRFQNFIRYLREMGDEVIVVTTHEGVPEEFYGAKVIGSRSFPCPYYQKVPLSLALSPRIISEIARFKPDIIHASSPGIMVFGALAIAKMLSVPIVMSYHTHVPVYIPRYTFSWLVQPMWSIIRFLHRAADLTLVPSAAIGKDLIAAGATAANQLRLWNKGVDSESFNPRFRSQEMRIRLSNGEPEKPLVIHVGRIGVEKSLELLKSVMDKLPEARIAFIGDGPYREDLEKLFAGMPAVFTGMLQGEELSQAYASGDVFVMPSESETLGLVVLEAMASGLPVVAARAGGIPDIIPEEQEGKTGFLFNPGDVEDCVTKLRTLLHDKETREIIGKAAREETEKYDWRAATTKIRNEQYGAAIWFWRKKKAQVLGPINWLVKRLFPVPPEVNA; this comes from the exons ATgaacctttcttcttcttctctctctataAATCTGTCTCCAACTCATCATCCTTTTCTTCCTAGCACGACCACAAACACAAacacttgttcttcttcttcctctgcaaCTACTTGTTCCCCCAGGTGTTCTTTCGTTAGCTCCCCTGTTTCCCTCGGTGCTTCGTGCCCCCGGAGATCATCACCCGTTAGCTTGATTCGCAGGAAAAGTCAGAGTTTCTTCGCCGGACTTGAGGTGgtttctgcttcttcttctgggTCCAGCGGTATGACTATTACTGAAGCTAGAGGGGAAGGTGACGAATCGGAGATTGAAGCTCCTCTTCTCGATCCCGAGTCTTACTCAAAGCCCAGGAGAATTGCTCTTTTTGTTGAGCCTTCTCCATTCGC ATATGTCTCAGGATACAAAAACAGATTCCAGAACTTCATTAGGTATCTACGTGAAATGGGAGACGAG GTTATAGTCGTGACGACACATGAAGGTGTTCCCGAAGAGTTCTATGGAGCCAAAGTCATTGGATCTAGAAG CTTCCCTTGCCCTTACTACCAGAAGGTTCCCCTCTCGCTTGCGCTTAGTCCTAGAATTATCTCCGAGATTGCTCGCTTTAAGCCTGACATTATACACGCTTCTTCTCCTGGGATTATG GTTTTTGGAGCTCTGGCAATAGCAAAAATGCTATCTGTACCAATAGTAATGTCTTACCACACGCACGTCCCTGT ATACATTCCAAGATACACTTTTAGTTGGTTGGTCCAACCAATGTGGTCAATTATCA GATTTCTTCACCGAGCGGCTGATCTTACATTAGTTCCTTCCGCTGCCATTGGAAAAGATCTTATTGCAGCTGGTGCAACCGCAG CTAATCAACTTCGACTTTGGAATAAGGGTGTTGATTCAGAAAGCTTTAATCCTCGTTTCCGTTCTCAAGAAATGCGTATAAGACTGAG TAATGGTGAGCCAGAAAAGCCTCTAGTGATCCATGTAGGACGTATTGGCGTAGAAAAGAGTTTGGAGCTTCTAAAAAG TGTAATGGACAAGTTGCCTGAAGCTCGGATTGCTTTCATTGGAGATGGTCCCTACAG aGAGGATCTTGAGAAGTTGTTCGCCGGAATGCCAGCGGTTTTCACGGGGATGTTACAAGGGGAGGAACTCTCACAAGCTTACGCAAGCGGAGATGTGTTTGTGATGCCATCAGAGTCAGAGACGCTTGGCCTTGTGGTTCTTGAGGCCATGGCTTCAGGTCTTCCCGTTGTTGCGGCTCGAGCTGGTGGAATCCCTGATATCATCCCTGAAGAACAG GAGGGCAAAACGGGGTTTCTATTCAACCCTGGAGATGTGGAAGACTGCGTGACGAAGCTGAGAACTCTATTGCACGACAAGGAAACAAGAGAAATCATAGGAAAGGCGGCAAGAGAAGAGACGGAGAAGTATGATTGGAGAGCAGCAACGACCAAGATACGCAATGAGCAGTACGGAGCAGCGATATGGTtctggaggaagaagaaagctCAGGTTTTGGGACCAATCAATTGGTTGGTTAAACGACTCTTTCCTGTGCCGCCTGAAGTTAACGCCTAG